From one Streptomyces spiramyceticus genomic stretch:
- a CDS encoding DUF4177 domain-containing protein, with protein sequence MTKWEYSTVPLLVHATKQILDTWGEDGWELVQVVPGPNNPEQLVAYLKREKQA encoded by the coding sequence ATGACCAAGTGGGAATACTCGACCGTGCCCCTTCTCGTGCACGCGACCAAGCAGATTCTGGACACCTGGGGCGAGGACGGCTGGGAGCTCGTCCAGGTCGTGCCCGGGCCGAACAACCCCGAGCAGCTGGTGGCCTACCTGAAGCGGGAGAAGCAGGCATGA
- a CDS encoding RidA family protein, with the protein MTGVVEAKLAELGLTLPEVVPPIAAYQPAVQSGVYVYTAGQLPMVEGKLPCTGKVGAEVTPEEAKDLARTCALNALAAVKSVAGDLDRIARVVKVVGFVASAADFTGQPAVLNGASELLGAVLGDKGVHARSAVGVTVLPLDAPVEVEIQVELVQD; encoded by the coding sequence ATGACCGGTGTGGTCGAGGCGAAGCTCGCAGAGCTCGGCCTGACGCTTCCGGAGGTCGTCCCTCCGATCGCCGCGTACCAGCCGGCCGTGCAGTCGGGCGTGTACGTCTACACCGCGGGCCAGCTCCCGATGGTCGAGGGCAAGCTTCCGTGCACCGGCAAGGTCGGCGCGGAGGTCACCCCGGAAGAAGCCAAGGACCTGGCGCGTACGTGCGCGCTGAACGCACTGGCCGCCGTCAAGTCGGTCGCCGGTGACCTGGACCGCATCGCGCGCGTCGTGAAGGTCGTCGGCTTCGTCGCGTCCGCCGCGGACTTCACCGGACAGCCTGCTGTGCTGAACGGCGCGAGCGAGCTGCTCGGCGCGGTGCTCGGCGACAAGGGCGTCCATGCGCGCAGCGCAGTCGGTGTGACCGTGCTGCCGCTCGACGCCCCGGTCGAGGTCGAGATCCAGGTCGAGCTGGTCCAGGACTGA
- a CDS encoding NUDIX hydrolase, translating into MSNGQWYPPEWPDRIRALANGDLTAATPKRAATVMLLRDGDSGPAVHMLRRRASMAFAGGAYAYPGGGVDPRDDDHQVGWAGPSLDAWALRLGVDPASAQAIVCAAVRETYEEAGVLLAGPTADTVVSDTTGDDWEADRQALVAKDLSFADFLQRRSLVLRSDLLGAWARWITPEFEPKRFDTWFFVAALPTGQRTLPQALDSVRAGGTPIQALDSVRAGGTPIASSEADLAIWITPAEAAAGYDKGELLMMPPTISTLRALQPYATAAEALAGAAGQDMTPVLAQARLVGDELVLSWPGHDEFTKHIATGREVPDE; encoded by the coding sequence ATGTCCAATGGTCAGTGGTACCCACCCGAATGGCCCGACCGGATTCGCGCCCTGGCGAACGGTGACCTCACGGCCGCGACCCCGAAGCGGGCCGCGACCGTGATGCTGCTGCGGGACGGCGATTCGGGTCCCGCCGTACACATGCTGCGCAGACGCGCCTCCATGGCTTTCGCCGGAGGCGCGTACGCCTATCCGGGCGGCGGCGTCGACCCGCGCGACGACGACCACCAGGTGGGCTGGGCCGGGCCCTCGCTCGATGCCTGGGCGCTGCGTCTGGGCGTGGACCCGGCGTCGGCGCAGGCCATCGTGTGCGCGGCGGTGCGTGAGACGTACGAGGAGGCGGGCGTGCTGCTCGCCGGCCCGACGGCGGACACCGTGGTCAGCGACACCACGGGCGACGACTGGGAGGCGGACCGGCAGGCGCTGGTCGCCAAGGACCTGTCCTTCGCGGACTTCCTCCAGCGGCGGTCACTGGTGCTGCGCTCCGACCTGCTGGGCGCGTGGGCGCGCTGGATCACACCGGAGTTCGAGCCGAAGCGCTTCGACACGTGGTTCTTCGTGGCCGCGCTGCCGACGGGGCAGCGGACCCTCCCCCAAGCTCTCGACTCCGTTCGAGCAGGGGGAACCCCCATCCAAGCTCTCGACTCCGTTCGAGCAGGGGGGACCCCCATCGCTTCGTCCGAGGCCGACCTCGCGATCTGGATCACTCCGGCGGAGGCGGCCGCGGGCTACGACAAGGGCGAGCTGCTGATGATGCCGCCGACGATCTCGACGCTGCGCGCACTCCAGCCGTACGCAACGGCCGCCGAAGCCCTTGCGGGGGCGGCTGGGCAGGACATGACGCCCGTACTCGCGCAGGCGCGGCTGGTCGGCGACGAGCTGGTACTGAGCTGGCCGGGTCATGATGAGTTCACGAAGCACATCGCGACGGGGCGGGAGGTGCCGGATGAGTGA
- a CDS encoding MBL fold metallo-hydrolase, with protein MSDAAALPGQPRGGVLSGPATDRAVNVLAPNASAMTLDGTNTWIVSEPDSDLAVVIDPGPLDDVHLRTVIDTAEKAGKRVALTLLTHGHPDHAEGAARFAELTRTSVRALDPALRLGDEGLAAGEVISTGGLEMRVVPTPGHTADSLCFHLPADGAVLTGDTVLGRGTTVVAHPDGRLGDYLDSLRRLRSLAVDDGVHTVLPGHGPVLEDAQGVIEYYLAHRAHRLAQVETAVESGYASASAVVAHVYADVDRSLWPAAELSVLAQLEYLREHGLI; from the coding sequence ATGAGTGACGCAGCCGCACTGCCGGGTCAGCCCCGTGGCGGGGTGCTCTCCGGGCCCGCCACCGACCGGGCGGTCAATGTCCTGGCGCCCAACGCCTCCGCGATGACGCTCGACGGCACCAATACGTGGATCGTCTCCGAGCCGGACTCGGATCTGGCGGTCGTCATCGACCCGGGGCCGCTCGACGACGTACACCTGCGGACCGTGATCGACACGGCGGAGAAGGCGGGCAAGCGCGTCGCGCTGACCCTCCTCACGCACGGGCACCCCGACCACGCGGAGGGCGCGGCGCGCTTCGCCGAGCTGACGCGTACCTCTGTACGGGCCCTGGATCCCGCGCTGCGGCTCGGGGACGAGGGGCTGGCGGCCGGGGAGGTGATCAGCACCGGGGGCTTGGAGATGCGCGTCGTGCCCACACCGGGGCACACCGCCGACTCGCTCTGCTTCCACCTGCCCGCCGACGGGGCCGTACTGACGGGGGACACGGTCCTCGGGCGCGGCACGACGGTCGTGGCGCACCCGGACGGGCGGCTCGGGGACTACCTCGACTCGCTGCGGCGGCTGCGCTCCCTGGCGGTCGACGACGGGGTGCACACCGTGCTGCCGGGGCACGGGCCCGTACTGGAAGACGCCCAGGGCGTGATCGAGTACTACCTTGCGCACCGCGCGCACCGGCTCGCGCAGGTCGAGACGGCCGTCGAGAGCGGGTATGCCAGCGCGTCGGCGGTGGTGGCCCATGTGTATGCGGACGTGGACCGGTCGCTGTGGCCGGCGGCGGAGCTCTCGGTGCTTGCGCAGCTGGAGTATCTGCGGGAGCACGGCCTGATCTAG
- a CDS encoding Crp/Fnr family transcriptional regulator — protein sequence MDDVLRRAPLFAALDDEQAAELRASMSEVTLARGDALFHEGDPGDRLYVVTEGKVKLHRTSPDGRENMLAVLGPGELIGELSLFDPGPRTATATALTEVKLLGLGHGDLQPWLNARPEVATALLRAVARRLRKTNDQMSDLVFSDVPGRVARALLDLSRRFGVQSEEGIHVVHDLTQEELAQLVGASRETVNKALADFAGRGWLRLEARAVILLDVERLAKRSR from the coding sequence GTGGACGACGTTCTGCGGCGCGCCCCGCTCTTCGCGGCGCTCGATGACGAGCAGGCCGCGGAGCTCCGCGCCTCGATGAGTGAGGTGACGCTCGCTCGCGGCGACGCCCTCTTCCACGAGGGCGACCCCGGCGACCGCCTGTACGTGGTGACCGAGGGCAAGGTGAAGCTGCACCGCACCTCCCCCGACGGCCGCGAGAACATGCTGGCCGTGCTCGGCCCCGGTGAGCTGATCGGTGAGCTGTCGCTCTTCGACCCGGGCCCACGTACGGCCACGGCAACAGCCTTGACCGAGGTCAAGCTGCTCGGCCTCGGCCACGGCGACCTCCAGCCCTGGCTGAACGCCCGCCCGGAGGTGGCCACGGCCCTCCTCCGCGCCGTCGCCCGCCGACTGCGCAAGACCAACGACCAGATGTCCGACCTGGTCTTCTCCGACGTGCCGGGCCGCGTGGCCCGCGCGCTCCTCGACCTGTCGCGCCGCTTCGGTGTGCAGTCGGAGGAGGGCATCCACGTCGTGCACGACCTGACGCAGGAAGAGCTGGCCCAGCTGGTCGGCGCGTCCCGCGAGACGGTCAACAAGGCCCTCGCGGACTTCGCGGGCCGCGGCTGGCTGCGCCTGGAGGCGCGCGCGGTGATCCTTCTGGACGTGGAGCGCCTCGCGAAGCGCTCGCGCTAG
- the nth gene encoding endonuclease III — MVRRARRINRELAEVYPYAHPELDFENAFELLVATVLSAQTTDLRVNQTTLALFAKYPTPEDMAAADPEELEQIIRPTGFFRAKARALLGLSAAIRDNFGGEVPGRLKDLVSLPGVGRKTAFVVLGNAFGVPGITVDTHFMRLARRWKWTDQDDPVKIEAKIAEIFPKSEWTMLSHRVIFHGRRVCHSRRPACGACPIAHLCPSYGEGETDPEKAKKLLKYEMGGQPGQRLKPPAAYVEAGGAPGKPAPPVGEAG; from the coding sequence ATGGTCCGCCGCGCCCGCCGGATCAACCGTGAACTGGCCGAGGTCTATCCCTACGCCCATCCCGAGCTCGACTTCGAGAACGCGTTCGAGCTGCTGGTCGCCACGGTCCTCTCCGCCCAGACCACCGACCTGCGCGTCAACCAGACAACGCTGGCGCTCTTCGCCAAGTACCCGACGCCCGAGGACATGGCGGCAGCGGACCCGGAGGAGCTGGAGCAGATCATCCGGCCGACGGGCTTCTTCCGCGCCAAGGCCCGGGCGCTGCTTGGCCTGTCAGCGGCCATCAGGGACAACTTCGGCGGCGAGGTCCCCGGCCGCCTGAAGGACCTGGTCTCGCTGCCCGGCGTCGGGCGCAAGACGGCGTTCGTCGTGCTCGGCAACGCGTTCGGAGTGCCGGGCATCACCGTCGACACGCACTTCATGCGGCTCGCCCGGCGCTGGAAGTGGACCGACCAGGACGACCCCGTGAAGATCGAGGCCAAGATCGCCGAGATCTTCCCCAAGAGCGAGTGGACGATGCTCTCGCACCGCGTGATCTTCCACGGCCGCCGCGTCTGCCATTCGCGCAGGCCGGCGTGCGGCGCCTGCCCGATCGCGCATCTGTGCCCCTCGTACGGTGAGGGCGAGACGGATCCCGAGAAGGCCAAGAAGCTCCTCAAGTACGAGATGGGGGGCCAGCCGGGGCAGCGGCTGAAGCCCCCGGCGGCGTATGTGGAAGCGGGAGGTGCTCCCGGGAAGCCGGCGCCGCCCGTGGGCGAGGCCGGGTGA